Part of the Rhodothermus bifroesti genome, CCCGAAAATGCACCGCCCACCGGACGGCTTCTCGCAGCGCAAGGCGCGCCTCTTCTGAAAAATCGGTAGGTACCAAAATATGATGAATCGCCTCAGGGACCTCGACCTGCCCACGCAGGGTAAGCACAGGAATGGAAGCCCGACGCACAATAGCTTCAGCCACACTGCCAAGTAAAAAGCGCTTTAGCCCTCGATGGCCATGCGTTCCCATAACAATGAGTTCTGCCGCAATAGTGTCGGCATAATCCAAAATAGCATCAACGACGTCTGAACTGCGCCGCCAGGCAGGTGCAATCGTTATCCCTTCTTTTGCTACCTCCCGACAGAGCTGTTCAAGCAGTTCCTGGGTTATTTCTTCTGGGAAACGTCGACGCGCCTGCACTTCAGGTCGTAAGCGCACCGGGCTGTACGGGTCTGCTTCCACTGGGGTAATCACGTGCATCAGATGCACCGTACAGCCCGGTGCAACCAACCGCATCGCCAGCTGGAGCGCCTTTCGCGCAGCTCCTGAAAAATCTGTGGGGACCAGCACATTGCGCCACATGGCCCGTGTTCTATGGCCCGAGGGTTATTGTGCTGCTTGCAGCCGGAAGCGAATCGGCAGTGCAAACCGCACGCGCAC contains:
- a CDS encoding universal stress protein; translated protein: MWRNVLVPTDFSGAARKALQLAMRLVAPGCTVHLMHVITPVEADPYSPVRLRPEVQARRRFPEEITQELLEQLCREVAKEGITIAPAWRRSSDVVDAILDYADTIAAELIVMGTHGHRGLKRFLLGSVAEAIVRRASIPVLTLRGQVEVPEAIHHILVPTDFSEEARLALREAVRWAVHFRARVTLLHVLMPAWVPIPVAEVAAAYDLMPELQQRLVAALNLWLETELSPDIEAAARIEEGPVDLTILEQARRDAADLIFMATHGRSGVARWLLGSVTERVLRQAPVPVLTLRAAPWPLKTDV